In Patescibacteria group bacterium, the genomic window AGAGTTTTTAAAGATTGCGTATAAAGAAATCTTAAAATATAAAAAGAAATTTTAATTGTAGTTAGTAACTTTATCAAAAAATATTATGAAAATTGTTTTAGGGTCAAAAAGTAAAAGAAAAATTGATGTTGTTGAGAAAGTTTTTAAGCAAATTTTCAATAATGAGGAAGTGAAGATTGTGGCCCACAACGCGGCTTCCGGAGTTCCTGAAACACCCTATAATAAAGAGACGTTTGACGGGGCAAGAAATCGCGCCCTTGATTGCCAAAGAAATAATAAAAATGCTGATTTTTGCGTTGGACTCGAGAGTGGATTGGTTGAAAGGTATGGACAGGTTTTTGAAGAAGCATGGAGTTATATTATTGCAAAAAATGGCAAAGAATACATTGGGTATTCAAGTGGATTAACGGTACCCGAATATATATTGAAAAAAATGAAAGAACTTAATATGGAGCATTGTGATGCCATGACGGTAATCGAAGAAGAATATGGTCTCTCAAATGACACATGGGGAAGTTATTCGGGGGGTATTATTTTACGTGAAATAAGTCTTGAAGAATCTTTACGAAATGCCTTAATTCAGACCCTGTCATATGAAAAAAGTTTTTATAATCTATAGAAAGTATTTTCTTTGTGTTAAATAATAATCAAATTCAAAGGATAACTACTAAGGCTATTATCTATCGTGACGGTAAGATACTTTTTGTTAAGGATAGTAAGGGGAAGTGGGAACTGCCTGGGGGAAAAATTGATTTTGGCGAAAAACCGGAAGATACTCTTAAGAGAGAACTTAACGAAGAGCTCGGTTTTAATGAAGTAAAAGTCGGAGGTATTGTTCATGCTTGGACTTTCTCAGTTGAATCCGGTGGCGCTGATTATCAATTTGTCTTACTAAATTACGAATGCTTTACAGATGAAGAAGAAATAAAGTGCAGTGATGAGCATGTAGAATATAAATGGGTATTATTGGATGAGGTTAATGATTTGGATATGAGGGATGGTTATAAAGATACTATAAAAAAATACAGGGAATTAAAAAACCTTTAATATCGTATATAATATAAGAATGATAAAATCGGAACGAATAGCCAAGAAGATAAATGACAATATACAAGCTTGGTCAAAAGATTATGCTAAACTTATAATAGCTATTGATGGCTACGCCGGTTCCGGTAAGACGACCGTAGCTGACTTTATCGCCAAGAGAAATCCTGATGTGCTAGTAATCCACCTGGATGATTTTATCAATCATTGGAAAGTTAGAAAAAAGATGATCGATAGAGCAAAAGATAAATCGCAGGTTTTTGAATATAAATGGTATCGTTATGACGAACTTGAAAAGTTGGTTACTAATTTCAAAACAGAAAATAAAGGGATATTAAAGGTGAAGACTTATGATTATGATAAAAATGACCTCGGCTCATTAAGGGAGTTTGATTTGTCAAAGAAAATTTTAGTTATTGACGGAATTTTCCTTTTTCATCCGAAGCACAAAATAAGTAAAATATGGGACAAGACGATTTATCTTGATGTTGACTTCGCTGAAGCTGATAAAAGAAGAATAAGCAGAGAAAAGAAAAAATGGGGCAAGAGTTATATTCCAGAGAGCCATCCGGACAATTGGACAAGGTATTATAAGGAGGCTTACAATAGGTATATAAAAAAATATAAAACA contains:
- a CDS encoding AAA family ATPase, which encodes MIKSERIAKKINDNIQAWSKDYAKLIIAIDGYAGSGKTTVADFIAKRNPDVLVIHLDDFINHWKVRKKMIDRAKDKSQVFEYKWYRYDELEKLVTNFKTENKGILKVKTYDYDKNDLGSLREFDLSKKILVIDGIFLFHPKHKISKIWDKTIYLDVDFAEADKRRISREKKKWGKSYIPESHPDNWTRYYKEAYNRYIKKYKTQKSCDLIFRI
- a CDS encoding inosine/xanthosine triphosphatase; its protein translation is MKIVLGSKSKRKIDVVEKVFKQIFNNEEVKIVAHNAASGVPETPYNKETFDGARNRALDCQRNNKNADFCVGLESGLVERYGQVFEEAWSYIIAKNGKEYIGYSSGLTVPEYILKKMKELNMEHCDAMTVIEEEYGLSNDTWGSYSGGIILREISLEESLRNALIQTLSYEKSFYNL
- a CDS encoding NUDIX hydrolase; translated protein: MLNNNQIQRITTKAIIYRDGKILFVKDSKGKWELPGGKIDFGEKPEDTLKRELNEELGFNEVKVGGIVHAWTFSVESGGADYQFVLLNYECFTDEEEIKCSDEHVEYKWVLLDEVNDLDMRDGYKDTIKKYRELKNL